In Fusobacterium perfoetens ATCC 29250, a genomic segment contains:
- the metF gene encoding methylenetetrahydrofolate reductase [NAD(P)H], translating into MKIAELFTKKQPTISFEVFPPNNIYTLEDVYHAIDELSILKPDFMSVTYGAGGSTRRNSVSIASKIKNVNKIEALAHLTCIGAKKNEIDKILEELKNNNIENIMALRGDIPQNGNIEKGDFLYASDLIKHIKTKENFSIGGAFYPEGHQETNDILDLFNLKNKIESGTDFLISQIFFDNEKFYEFKEKLKKLNIDIPLIAGIMPITNGKQIRKITSMCGCSIPPKLKKILDRYENNPIAMREAGIAYAMEQIVELISDDVSGIHIYTMNRVEASKKIMENIGSILRKRDENNGY; encoded by the coding sequence ATGAAAATAGCAGAATTATTTACTAAAAAACAACCAACAATATCTTTTGAAGTTTTTCCACCTAATAATATATATACTCTAGAAGATGTTTATCATGCAATTGATGAATTATCCATTTTAAAACCAGATTTTATGAGTGTTACATATGGAGCTGGTGGAAGTACTAGAAGAAATAGTGTGTCTATAGCCTCGAAAATTAAAAATGTAAATAAAATAGAAGCTCTTGCACATCTTACTTGTATAGGGGCTAAGAAAAATGAAATTGATAAAATTTTAGAAGAATTAAAAAACAACAATATTGAAAATATTATGGCTTTAAGAGGAGATATTCCTCAAAATGGAAATATTGAAAAAGGAGATTTTTTATATGCTAGTGATTTAATAAAACATATAAAAACTAAAGAAAATTTTTCAATAGGTGGTGCTTTTTATCCTGAAGGTCATCAAGAAACTAATGATATTTTAGACCTTTTTAATTTAAAAAATAAAATAGAAAGTGGTACAGATTTTTTAATTTCACAAATCTTTTTTGATAATGAAAAATTTTATGAGTTTAAAGAAAAATTAAAAAAATTAAATATAGATATTCCATTAATTGCTGGAATAATGCCAATAACAAATGGTAAACAAATTAGAAAAATAACTTCTATGTGTGGTTGTAGTATCCCTCCAAAATTAAAAAAAATATTAGATAGATATGAAAATAATCCAATAGCCATGAGAGAAGCTGGAATTGCTTATGCTATGGAACAAATTGTAGAATTAATTTCTGATGATGTTTCTGGAATACATATCTATACAATGAATAGAGTAGAGGCTTCTAAAAAAATAATGGAAAATATTGGAAGTATCTTAAGAAAGAGAGATGAAAATAATGGATATTAG
- a CDS encoding amino acid ABC transporter ATP-binding protein, translating to MIEIKNLKKKFNNLEVLKDISLNIKKGEIVAIIGPSGSGKSTLLRCINLLETPTDGKILINSTDITDKKTDIMKIREKVGMVFQHFNLFPHMTVLENMIYAPVNVKGMNKEEAIKKSIDLLKKIGLEDKKDQYPDKLSGGQKQRVAIVRALVMEPDVLLFDEPTSALDPEMVKEVLEVIRGLVKTGITMIIVTHEMKFAREVSNRICFLSDGYLLEDTTPEEFFTNPKTDRARQFLEKML from the coding sequence ATGATAGAAATTAAAAATTTAAAGAAAAAATTTAATAATTTAGAAGTTTTAAAAGATATATCATTAAATATAAAAAAAGGTGAAATAGTAGCAATAATAGGACCTTCAGGTTCTGGAAAATCAACATTATTAAGATGTATAAATCTTTTAGAAACTCCAACAGATGGAAAAATATTAATTAATAGTACAGATATTACAGATAAAAAAACTGATATAATGAAAATTAGAGAAAAAGTAGGAATGGTATTTCAACATTTTAATCTTTTCCCACATATGACAGTTTTAGAAAATATGATATATGCTCCTGTAAATGTAAAAGGAATGAATAAAGAGGAAGCAATAAAAAAATCTATAGATTTATTGAAAAAAATAGGACTTGAAGATAAAAAAGACCAATATCCTGATAAATTATCAGGAGGACAAAAACAAAGGGTTGCTATAGTTAGAGCCCTTGTTATGGAACCAGATGTTCTTTTATTTGATGAACCAACATCAGCTTTAGACCCAGAAATGGTAAAAGAAGTATTAGAGGTTATAAGAGGATTAGTAAAAACAGGAATCACTATGATAATTGTAACTCATGAAATGAAATTTGCTAGAGAAGTTTCTAATCGTATATGTTTCTTATCAGATGGATATCTATTAGAAGATACAACACCAGAGGAATTTTTCACAAATCCAAAAACAGATAGAGCTCGTCAATTTTTAGAAAAAATGTTATAA
- a CDS encoding polysaccharide deacetylase family protein codes for MEWKENSKCAVMFSFDLDSDTTWKNGNDGYPNGEKYIKSISIGQYGPKRAVERILNLLKKYNIKATFFVPGKVAEDNPELIKKIDEEGHEIGHHGYTHERFFDKTVEEQIEIIEKTQKIYKKIINKEAKGFRTPSGDWAIETPKLLYKRGFLYSSSMRGDDRPYNTIIENKKTNFIEIPTHWELDDYVAMAYNYFPEEPSGLDRISGYEQVLDNFTREFDGYYKYGLCFVPMMHPQVIGTPGHIQILEKLIKHILEKDDVWIATGSEIANWYIENGKEEK; via the coding sequence ATGGAATGGAAAGAAAATTCTAAATGTGCTGTAATGTTTAGTTTTGATTTGGATAGTGATACAACTTGGAAAAATGGAAATGATGGATATCCTAATGGAGAAAAATACATAAAGTCTATTTCAATAGGACAATATGGACCTAAAAGGGCAGTTGAAAGAATACTAAATTTATTAAAAAAATATAATATAAAAGCAACATTTTTTGTACCAGGAAAAGTAGCAGAAGATAATCCTGAATTAATAAAAAAAATTGACGAAGAGGGACATGAAATAGGACATCATGGATATACTCATGAAAGATTTTTTGATAAAACAGTAGAAGAACAAATTGAAATAATAGAAAAAACACAAAAGATTTATAAAAAAATAATTAATAAAGAAGCTAAAGGTTTTAGAACTCCTTCAGGAGATTGGGCTATAGAAACTCCAAAATTATTATATAAAAGAGGTTTTTTATATTCTAGTTCAATGCGTGGTGATGACAGACCATATAATACTATCATTGAAAATAAAAAAACTAATTTTATAGAAATTCCTACTCATTGGGAATTAGATGACTATGTTGCTATGGCATATAATTATTTTCCAGAAGAGCCAAGTGGATTAGATAGAATATCAGGATATGAACAAGTATTAGATAATTTTACAAGAGAATTTGATGGATATTATAAATATGGACTTTGTTTTGTACCAATGATGCATCCTCAAGTTATTGGAACTCCAGGACATATTCAAATATTAGAAAAATTAATAAAACATATTTTAGAAAAAGATGATGTTTGGATTGCTACAGGAAGTGAAATAGCAAATTGGTATATTGAGAATGGAAAGGAGGAAAAGTAA
- the metH gene encoding methionine synthase, with protein MMDIREDLKKKVLVLDGAMGTAIQNYNLTSEDFLGKKGCNEILNLTRPDIIKDIHKKYIEAGADILETNSFNCNCISLEKYKIEDKVYELCKKSAELAKEVIKASNRKIYLAGSIGPTSKSLTIPSGKNPYDRTLDFDTLKEAYKEQIRGLIDGGVNLLLIETIFDGLNAKCCVIAAEEIMKEKNIKLPIMISATVNKEGKIFTGQSIESLIVSLDRDSIISYGFNCSFGAKELIPLIQKLGKFIKKPVSLYPNAGLPNENGEYDETPEITAKHLKELVDKKEINILGGCCGTTFEHIRKISELVKEKEPRKFQENFKITGYLSGNEIYNFENKFTIVGERNNVAGSKIFKSLIVEKNYIKALDITRREIEQGAKIIDINMDDGLLESEIEMEKFLRIIQNDNEISKYPVMIDSSDFSVIKRALKNIPGKPVVNSISLKEGEDKFIKKALLIKKYNASVIVMAFDENGQGVSYERKIEICSRAYKILKNLNFADEDIIFDLNILAIGTGMENDNYNGLNYLKACKWIKENFKNVGVIGGLSNLSFAFRGNNLLRAGIHSIFLEEGKKRGLNFAILNPGEKVPLLTDEDKNIIKDLIFGKKESLEKIFTLHLQNKKEEILPTKELTLEEKIKKALIIGGTPEFEENIKDALKLYSPLDIIQNILMEGMKELGELFEKGKVYLPQLIRSSEVMNKAVELITPYLEKNEKINSKGKIVMATVEGDVHDIGKNIVGTVLKCNGYDIIDVGVMASKEKIFQAVKENNADLVTLSGLITPSLKEMEKVLKYFQENNMEIPILIAGATTSPLHTALKLEPFYQGKTLHVHEAIDTLQAANKICSLEKNNFLKIKTEELYNLRRLYNDNKKENKTANTNLTSPPIIPKEIGDKYLEINLEDLEKYINLDILLLTLKVKNTSEEEKVKKEINYIFSKMKEENKKVKCVYGIFPSKKVSNKLLIEDEVIAEKEDFIYNFVNDNDYIGVFAVSFKSNIFVEKEYLKILEELLNTRIVEAGAEYLQEYINNNIWNINIRPAIGYPTIPNHSLKKNILKILKGERVEISLTSNYAMIPLSSVCGLYFANPKSYYKK; from the coding sequence ATAATGGATATTAGAGAAGATTTAAAAAAGAAAGTATTAGTTTTAGATGGAGCTATGGGAACAGCCATTCAAAACTATAATTTAACTTCAGAAGATTTTTTAGGAAAAAAAGGTTGTAATGAAATTTTAAATTTAACTAGACCTGATATTATAAAAGATATACATAAAAAATATATAGAAGCTGGTGCTGATATTTTAGAAACCAACTCTTTTAACTGTAACTGTATTTCTTTAGAAAAATATAAAATAGAAGATAAAGTTTATGAACTTTGTAAAAAAAGTGCTGAGTTAGCTAAAGAAGTAATTAAAGCTAGTAATAGGAAAATATATCTTGCTGGTTCTATTGGACCTACAAGTAAATCTCTTACTATTCCTAGTGGAAAAAATCCTTATGATAGAACTTTGGATTTTGATACTTTAAAAGAAGCATATAAAGAACAAATAAGAGGATTAATTGATGGAGGAGTAAACCTTTTACTTATAGAAACAATTTTTGATGGACTTAATGCTAAGTGTTGTGTAATAGCTGCTGAAGAAATTATGAAAGAAAAAAATATAAAACTTCCTATAATGATTTCTGCTACTGTAAATAAAGAAGGGAAAATATTCACTGGTCAAAGTATTGAATCTCTAATTGTATCTTTAGACAGAGATTCTATTATCTCTTATGGTTTTAACTGTTCTTTTGGAGCCAAAGAATTAATTCCTCTTATTCAAAAATTAGGTAAATTTATTAAAAAGCCAGTATCTTTATACCCTAATGCTGGTCTTCCAAATGAAAATGGAGAATATGATGAAACCCCTGAAATAACAGCAAAACATTTAAAAGAATTAGTAGATAAAAAAGAAATAAATATTTTAGGTGGTTGTTGTGGAACTACTTTTGAGCATATAAGAAAAATATCTGAACTTGTAAAAGAAAAAGAGCCTAGAAAATTTCAAGAGAATTTTAAAATTACTGGATATTTATCAGGAAATGAAATATATAATTTTGAAAATAAATTTACTATAGTAGGAGAAAGAAATAATGTAGCTGGTTCTAAAATTTTCAAGAGTTTGATAGTAGAAAAAAATTATATTAAAGCTTTAGATATTACAAGAAGAGAAATAGAACAAGGAGCTAAAATAATAGATATAAATATGGATGATGGACTCCTTGAATCTGAAATTGAAATGGAAAAATTCTTAAGAATAATTCAAAATGATAATGAAATATCAAAATATCCTGTAATGATAGATTCTTCCGATTTTTCTGTAATTAAAAGAGCTCTTAAAAATATTCCTGGGAAACCTGTTGTAAACTCAATAAGTTTAAAAGAAGGGGAAGATAAATTTATTAAGAAAGCTCTCCTTATAAAAAAATATAATGCTTCTGTAATAGTTATGGCTTTTGATGAAAATGGACAAGGGGTATCCTATGAAAGAAAAATAGAAATTTGTTCAAGAGCATATAAAATATTAAAAAATCTTAATTTTGCTGATGAAGACATTATTTTTGATTTAAATATACTTGCTATTGGTACTGGAATGGAAAATGATAACTATAATGGTTTAAATTATTTAAAAGCTTGTAAATGGATTAAAGAAAATTTTAAAAATGTAGGAGTTATCGGAGGTCTTAGTAATCTTTCATTTGCATTTAGAGGAAATAATCTTCTAAGAGCAGGAATACATTCTATCTTTTTAGAAGAGGGAAAGAAAAGAGGATTAAATTTTGCTATTTTAAATCCTGGAGAAAAAGTCCCTTTATTAACTGATGAAGATAAAAATATTATAAAAGATTTAATCTTTGGAAAAAAAGAAAGTTTAGAAAAGATTTTCACTCTTCATCTTCAAAATAAAAAAGAAGAAATTTTACCTACTAAAGAATTAACTTTAGAAGAAAAAATCAAAAAAGCTTTAATAATAGGGGGAACTCCTGAATTTGAAGAAAATATAAAAGATGCTTTAAAACTTTATTCACCTCTTGATATAATTCAAAATATATTAATGGAGGGAATGAAAGAATTAGGAGAACTTTTTGAAAAAGGAAAAGTTTATTTACCTCAACTTATTCGTTCTTCAGAAGTAATGAATAAAGCTGTAGAATTAATTACTCCTTATCTTGAAAAAAATGAAAAAATAAACTCTAAAGGAAAAATTGTTATGGCTACAGTTGAAGGAGATGTTCATGATATAGGAAAGAATATTGTAGGAACTGTCTTAAAATGTAATGGATATGATATTATAGACGTTGGTGTTATGGCTTCTAAAGAAAAGATTTTTCAAGCTGTAAAAGAAAATAATGCGGATTTAGTAACTTTAAGTGGACTTATAACACCTTCTCTTAAAGAAATGGAAAAAGTCTTAAAATATTTTCAAGAAAACAATATGGAAATTCCAATATTAATAGCTGGAGCAACTACTTCTCCTCTTCATACTGCTTTAAAATTAGAACCTTTTTATCAGGGAAAAACTTTACATGTCCATGAAGCTATAGATACATTACAAGCAGCTAATAAAATTTGCTCTTTAGAAAAAAATAATTTCTTAAAAATAAAAACAGAAGAATTATATAATTTAAGAAGATTATATAATGATAATAAAAAAGAAAATAAAACAGCAAATACTAATCTTACTTCTCCTCCTATTATTCCAAAAGAAATTGGAGATAAATATTTAGAAATTAATTTAGAAGACTTAGAAAAATATATAAATTTAGATATTCTTCTCCTTACTTTAAAAGTAAAAAATACATCTGAAGAAGAAAAAGTAAAAAAAGAAATAAACTATATTTTTTCTAAAATGAAAGAAGAAAATAAGAAAGTAAAGTGTGTTTACGGAATTTTTCCTAGTAAAAAAGTATCTAATAAATTATTAATTGAAGATGAAGTAATAGCTGAAAAAGAAGATTTTATTTATAATTTTGTAAATGATAATGACTATATTGGAGTTTTTGCTGTTTCATTTAAAAGTAATATATTCGTGGAAAAAGAATATTTAAAAATTTTAGAAGAACTTTTAAATACAAGAATTGTAGAAGCTGGTGCTGAATATTTACAAGAATATATCAATAATAATATTTGGAATATAAATATTAGACCAGCTATAGGTTATCCTACTATTCCAAATCATTCTCTAAAGAAAAATATTTTAAAAATTTTGAAAGGAGAAAGAGTAGAAATATCTCTTACTTCTAATTATGCAATGATTCCTCTTAGTAGTGTTTGTGGCTTATATTTTGCTAATCCTAAAAGTTATTACAAAAAATAA
- a CDS encoding YebC/PmpR family DNA-binding transcriptional regulator has translation MSGHSKWNNIQHRKGAQDKKRASLFTKLGKELTIAAREGGGDPSFNPRLRLAIDKAKAGNMPKDILERAIKKGTGELGGVDYIEMRYEGYGPAGTAFIVDVVTDNKNRSASEVRTAFSRKGGNLGADGAVSWMFNKKGEIIFLAEHIADSEEFMMVALDAGAEDIIEEDGEFQVLTDPAEFQNVLQSLTDAGYKYDEAEITMIPENKVAITDLDTAKKVMVLYDALDDLDDVQEVYSNFDIPDEIMEQLD, from the coding sequence ATGTCAGGACATAGTAAATGGAATAACATACAACATAGAAAAGGAGCTCAAGATAAGAAGAGAGCTAGTTTATTCACTAAATTAGGAAAAGAATTAACAATAGCTGCTAGAGAAGGTGGAGGAGACCCTTCTTTCAACCCAAGACTTAGACTTGCTATTGATAAAGCTAAGGCTGGAAATATGCCTAAAGATATATTAGAAAGAGCTATTAAAAAAGGAACTGGAGAATTAGGAGGAGTAGACTATATCGAAATGAGATATGAAGGATATGGACCAGCTGGAACAGCTTTCATAGTTGATGTAGTTACTGATAATAAAAATAGATCTGCTTCTGAAGTTAGAACTGCATTTTCAAGAAAAGGTGGAAACTTAGGAGCTGACGGAGCTGTATCTTGGATGTTCAATAAAAAAGGAGAAATTATTTTCTTAGCTGAACATATAGCTGATTCAGAAGAATTTATGATGGTTGCTTTGGATGCTGGAGCTGAAGATATAATTGAAGAAGATGGAGAATTCCAAGTTTTAACAGACCCAGCTGAATTCCAAAATGTTCTTCAATCTTTAACAGATGCTGGATATAAATATGATGAAGCAGAAATTACTATGATACCAGAAAACAAAGTTGCTATTACTGATTTAGATACAGCAAAAAAAGTTATGGTTTTATATGATGCTTTAGATGATTTAGACGATGTTCAAGAAGTTTACTCTAACTTCGATATTCCAGATGAAATAATGGAACAATTAGACTAA
- a CDS encoding polysaccharide deacetylase family protein — protein MRWKNNSSCVVMVSVNLDAEFFWLSLSPDCINRPKTMSMGQYGMLRGLPRILDLFDKYNIKATFFTLGKVVEKYPEDIKEIVKRGHEIGFHGYEHENFGLMTKDEQKEVFRKGMESIKNILGDYPKGFRAPEGELTKETLEIAKENGFTYSSNLSNDDCPYIHKLFNGNLVEIPIHWALFDFPYFAFNYRPAFPKGQGRIANYTQVLNNWKNEYIGYHKEGLCYVLQLDPQTIGTPGRIGILEELFEFMLSKDTPWFATGSEIEKYITENNIEK, from the coding sequence ATGAGATGGAAAAATAATTCTAGTTGTGTAGTAATGGTAAGTGTAAATCTTGATGCTGAATTTTTTTGGCTTTCATTATCTCCTGATTGTATTAATAGACCAAAAACAATGTCAATGGGACAATATGGAATGTTGAGAGGATTACCTAGAATATTAGATTTATTTGATAAATATAATATAAAAGCAACATTTTTTACTCTAGGAAAAGTAGTAGAAAAATATCCAGAAGATATAAAAGAAATTGTTAAAAGAGGACATGAAATAGGATTTCATGGATATGAACATGAAAACTTTGGTTTAATGACAAAAGATGAGCAAAAAGAAGTTTTTAGGAAAGGAATGGAGAGTATAAAAAATATTTTGGGTGATTATCCAAAAGGATTTAGAGCTCCAGAGGGAGAGCTTACTAAAGAAACTCTTGAAATTGCAAAAGAAAATGGATTTACATATTCAAGTAATTTAAGTAATGATGATTGTCCTTATATTCATAAATTATTTAATGGAAATTTAGTAGAAATACCAATTCATTGGGCATTATTTGATTTTCCATACTTTGCTTTTAACTATAGACCAGCATTTCCAAAAGGACAAGGAAGGATAGCTAATTATACACAAGTTTTAAATAATTGGAAAAATGAGTATATAGGATATCACAAGGAAGGGCTTTGTTATGTATTGCAATTAGACCCTCAAACCATAGGAACACCAGGTAGAATTGGAATTTTAGAAGAATTATTTGAATTTATGCTTTCTAAAGATACTCCATGGTTTGCTACAGGAAGTGAAATAGAAAAATATATTACAGAAAATAATATTGAAAAATAA
- a CDS encoding 5-formyltetrahydrofolate cyclo-ligase: MNNERKNTLRKEIKRKRESLSLEEKNLLSKKIISNFLNEDILKNSKTIMSYMSFKNEVETKELNNFIKSQGKTLILPRIINNEIVPIKDEGNFFSGVFGVTEPIGEIFKEKIDLIIVPGIVFNNLGDRIGFGKGYYDRFLSNPLYNDSFKISLVYSFQIDNSFSGDIFDKKVNKLITEKEIIEIL, encoded by the coding sequence ATGAATAATGAAAGAAAAAATACTCTTAGAAAAGAAATTAAAAGAAAAAGAGAATCTTTATCTTTAGAAGAAAAAAATTTATTAAGTAAAAAAATAATATCTAATTTTTTAAATGAAGATATTTTAAAAAATTCTAAAACTATTATGAGTTATATGTCTTTTAAAAATGAAGTTGAAACCAAAGAATTAAATAATTTTATAAAATCTCAAGGAAAAACTTTAATATTACCAAGAATTATTAATAATGAAATAGTTCCTATAAAAGATGAAGGAAATTTTTTCTCTGGAGTTTTTGGAGTTACAGAACCTATTGGAGAAATTTTTAAAGAAAAAATAGATTTAATAATAGTCCCTGGTATTGTTTTTAACAACTTAGGAGATAGAATTGGTTTTGGAAAAGGGTATTATGATAGATTTCTTTCTAATCCTCTTTATAATGATTCTTTTAAAATATCTCTAGTTTACTCTTTTCAAATAGATAATAGCTTTTCTGGTGATATATTTGATAAGAAAGTTAATAAGCTTATAACAGAAAAAGAAATAATAGAAATTTTATAA
- the argH gene encoding argininosuccinate lyase → MQYFSGRFKEKASNSILEFHSTIQFEDKLAYYDIMGSIAHVRGLGKQGIVTVEEAELIEKTLREILEDIESKKIKFSIEYEDIHMNVEKNLIDRIGDIGKKLHTGRSRNDQCALDLKLYIKDEIKKVQSYLMELIEILIKMAKENVKTYMPGFTHLQKAQPISFAHYLLAYVEMFKRDYKRLENTFELTNYSPLGSAALAGTSYPLDMEYTSKVLGFKGPIANSLDGVSDRDHVMSFISDLSIIMVHLSRFCEEIVVYSSNDFSYIELSDKFSTGSSIMPQKKNPDAAELIRGKSGRVFGDMMSILTTMKGIPLAYNKDMQEDKEALFDAIDTVKKCIDVFNGMISTTKPLKENMLKACHDGFINATDVADYLTNKGMSFRDAYKIVGSIVAYCIDNKKTLDNLSMEEYKTYSELFENDIYEEISIEKCVEKRTTIGGPSEKSINSHIESVDKFIEKEVENLKSYKLNDIF, encoded by the coding sequence ATGCAATATTTTTCAGGACGTTTTAAAGAAAAAGCAAGTAATTCAATTTTAGAGTTTCATTCTACAATTCAATTTGAGGATAAGTTAGCTTATTATGATATTATGGGAAGTATAGCTCATGTAAGAGGTTTAGGTAAACAAGGAATAGTTACAGTAGAGGAAGCTGAACTTATAGAAAAAACTTTGAGAGAAATATTAGAAGATATAGAAAGTAAAAAAATTAAATTTTCTATTGAATACGAAGATATTCATATGAATGTAGAAAAAAATCTTATTGATAGAATAGGAGATATAGGAAAAAAACTTCATACAGGAAGAAGTAGAAATGACCAATGTGCTTTAGATTTAAAACTTTATATAAAAGATGAGATAAAAAAAGTACAATCATATTTAATGGAATTAATAGAAATTTTAATTAAAATGGCTAAAGAAAATGTAAAAACTTATATGCCAGGATTTACACATTTACAAAAAGCTCAACCTATAAGTTTTGCTCATTATTTATTAGCTTATGTAGAAATGTTTAAAAGAGATTATAAAAGATTAGAAAATACTTTTGAATTAACAAATTATTCTCCACTTGGTTCAGCTGCTCTTGCTGGAACTTCTTATCCATTAGATATGGAATATACAAGTAAAGTATTAGGATTTAAAGGACCTATAGCAAATAGTTTAGATGGAGTATCAGATAGAGACCATGTTATGAGTTTCATAAGTGACTTATCTATAATAATGGTACATTTATCAAGATTTTGTGAAGAAATAGTAGTTTATTCTTCAAATGATTTTTCTTATATAGAATTAAGTGATAAATTTTCAACAGGAAGTAGCATTATGCCTCAAAAGAAAAACCCAGATGCTGCTGAACTTATAAGAGGAAAAAGTGGAAGAGTTTTTGGAGATATGATGAGCATATTAACAACAATGAAAGGAATTCCACTAGCTTATAATAAAGATATGCAAGAAGATAAAGAAGCTTTATTTGATGCTATTGATACAGTAAAAAAATGTATAGATGTTTTCAATGGAATGATATCTACAACAAAACCTTTAAAAGAAAATATGTTAAAAGCTTGTCATGATGGATTTATAAATGCTACTGATGTGGCTGACTATTTAACAAATAAAGGAATGAGTTTCAGAGATGCTTATAAAATTGTTGGAAGTATAGTTGCTTATTGTATTGATAATAAAAAAACTTTAGATAATCTTTCTATGGAAGAATATAAAACTTATTCAGAATTATTTGAAAATGATATTTATGAAGAAATAAGTATAGAAAAATGTGTAGAAAAAAGAACTACAATAGGAGGACCTTCAGAAAAAAGTATAAATTCTCATATAGAATCTGTAGATAAATTTATAGAAAAAGAAGTAGAAAATTTAAAAAGTTATAAATTAAATGATATTTTTTAG